Part of the Cololabis saira isolate AMF1-May2022 chromosome 15, fColSai1.1, whole genome shotgun sequence genome, TCTTGTCAACAAATGCATGCTTATTATGCATCTATGAAGCAAACATGTAATGTAAAATGACTTTTCCTGTCACCTCATCTCTCCCATGTTCCAACATCAACCTCTGCATCAGTGGCACCTTTACATGCATGCAGGTCCCCCATGCCATAGATCCACATTCATCCCCTCATACATATTGGTAACAGCCTGGATTGTCTTACTCATCTTTGACACATAAAAGCCAACATCCATTTTTCCCCAAAAGCTAAAAGATGTGCTCATCTGACCGCAGAATGTGTCTCTGCCATCTTTTTGTCCATCTGCGAGGAGTTCATAGCCAGAGAGCTGGGCAGTATTTCTGTACAGGGGTGAAATGTCGGGTTATATTCCTGGGTGCAGCAGCAGACTGTgatgtttgaaaatggttttCAGAAAATTTCCAAAGCTGGTGAGGACATTTTGATCATAGTGACACCTCAAGACTCCAAGGTCATGCGCAACCATCAGTGATTTCTGGCTTTGCCTGAATCGTTTCTTTGTATTGTGCACAGCAGAAGTTCTAACCGGTGTTTGATTTCAGAAATACTAATGTTCAAATGGGAGCATTCAGTCAGTtaggaaacatttttatttctgcactcagaaatatatattttttttaatccaaaaatgatattctctgTCTTTTCCTGCTATTTGTAAACACCCATCTAACAGCTAATTTGTGGTCCACAATTCTGTGGAAATGTGGAGTAATAATATTACCACTGTAATGCTTGTTCAAAAAGTTTGATTATAATTTGGCTGCAAAATATTATCCTGTATGCTAAAAGATGCAATAATTGCTTGTGGTATAAACTTTATTGAATAACATTTAATGAGAAagttttgtcaaaaaaaatctttccttaAGCAGGTGTtaaaaattaactaaatacaacccCAGGGGAACaataacacattttattttacacaaACGCAAGCTAGCATACAGACACGATGTGTGAAAACTGAGTACACCCTTAGCGCTCCAGGAAATAAGAGGAAAAGTGACAGCCAAGTCCTGCTAATGAAATGCAATTGATCAGTTGATTATCTGCAAATGTGACCACTTCTATAGAAGCAGACATTTCGCCAGACTGCTGGTTTCAAGCATTCAGGTGTTTGTTAACACAAcgccaagaaagaaagacatcagcaactgTTGCTGACCATCAGTTTAGGAAGTGTTGTAAAACCATTTACCAAGTCATTTGAAGTCAATCCTTCTACTGTACAATGAGAAATATTATTgacttttaaaaaaacatactGGACAGATGCCAGTCTTTCCAGGAATGCACATTCCAACAATTTTATTTTAGGATCAGACCACGCAGTTGTCAGAGAAATTataatgaaacagaaaaaacaacaaacaacctCAAGGGGTATAACAGAGGCTGTGGGTCTCACTTAGCAACGTAGTGAAAACACCaacattaataaaacaaaaatcctCTGATTATAGTGGGTCAAAGTGCATTTACAAACAAGCGGGGGGCTACTAATCAACAGGCCTTGATGACCTGATCCCAATCCACTGTGCAGACCTCTATAAGAGTTGGTGTTTTGGCAGTTTGCCTGGACCACATGTACACTTGGTTTTCATCGACTGAAAGGCATTCAGATGTGTCTTAAACTAAtacaaagagagaaagagatcaGCAATGGATGGAGCAATAATTAGAGAAGCCATGACTGCTGCACAATGATCTGAAAAGGCAAATCAATCTCCAAACTGTTTGGTCTCTAATGTCCTACAGTGATAAACACCGTTCCCACTTGGAAAGCATTCAAGACAGTTGCCATTATTCACAGGGGTGGGCGTGTCAGCAGAGTTACCCCAAGCTCAGGCCATGCAATGGTCAGcgaaaaacacaaacacccaAGAGTCTCTTTACAGGCCCTAAAGGCCTCACTGAGAATGTAAAATGTTATAGACCATAACACcacattttgaaaatgactgaAAAAGTATGTTTTGATTGAAGGGTTGCCATGTTCTAAAAAGAACATCAAGGGGTAATGATGAGGACTTGTTTGCAGTCACAAGAGCTAGGAGCTGGATGGACCATATGGTCCTCTGAATATCAAAATAATCTAGAGGCAAATGGGATGCTTTCTCTCCAAAAGCTAAAGATTGGCCGAAATAGGATTGTGACGTAAGACAAAGATATAAGCGAACTAGAATTCCTGAACTTGGAAAAGATCAAGGTGTGGCACAGTTCCAACCTCTTGCCTATTAAATGAACATGGTACGACTCTGAGATATGGAACATCTGTGCACAAACAAATCCAGTAGAactcaatgaactgaagcaatgCTGCCATGAAAAATCCTATTCAACAATGCAATAGACTGATGatgtcattaagaaaattatCACTTAATTATGGTTGTGGGAATTCCTAGACAGACAAAAACTGCTCTGTTGAACCTTTTCTACAATATATGAATACAAATACAAGAAAACCTGCGAGGATTGACTGGACATTCTATCTTTTGGGTCTTCATAAAGATCATGACAACTTGCGCTGTACATCTAGTGGCAAGAATGGAACATTTTGAAAAGGAACTGTTAAACAAGGGGAAATTGCCACTACATACATATTCTATTGTCTGCTTTTTGTCAAAGTTAATATGAACAAATGTAATCTGATAATTGTGATAACTAAGAAAACTTTAGTACAATACAGTTATTGGAGTAAAAGAAATagcatattttgtttttttcacttttcactTTGACCCCAAGGAGTTTGAAGGATTTTTGTTAATTTCTTGGACACATTATTATGCTAACAAATTGatggtttttctctttttgtttttctagatATGCCACCCATGATGGAAGTGAAGGGAGAACCAGGCCCCCAAGGGAAACCTGGACCAAGAGGCCCCCCTGGGACACCTGGAATACCAGGAAAACCTGGACTGGGGAACCCAGGTCTCAATGGACAGCCAGGCCCCCGGGGGCCTTCTGGATTACCAGGAATGGGTAAGCCTGGACTTCCAGGTCTCCCAGGAAAGAATGGGCCAAAGGGAAACCCAGGATTTACGGGCGAGGTTGGACCTCGTGGTGAACCAGGTCCCCGTGGACTTGCTGGGCAGCCTGGCCTTCCTGGTCCAGCTGGGATCTCTCTAAATGGGAAACCTGGGCTTCCAGGTATGAGAGGTCCCACTGGGACTCGTGGTGACCAGGGAATAAAGGGTAGTCCTGGCCAACCAGGTGACCGTGGACATAAGGGTGAGAATGGAAATGGAAAGCCAGGAATACCAGGTATGGTTGGTACTCCAGGAGAGAAAGGCAATACAGGACAACCTGGTCTTCCAGGTATTGGCAAACCAGGACTAAGAGGTTTGCCTGGACAGCCTGGTCTTAAAGGTGATCACGGACTACCAGGGGATCGAGGAGAACCAGGCGAGGCTGGGGGACCAGGTCCACAAGGTCTCCCGGGGCCGGGTGTGATTGGGAAGCCTGGTTTAGATGGACTTCCAGGGACACCAGGTATACTTGGCCCAAAAGGTGAACCTGGGCTCAGAGGAAATCCTGGACTTCCTGGGACTCCTGGTTATGGAAAACCTGGTTTAAGTGggcaaaaaggagaaaagggtCATAGTGGATTTCCTGGTCTCCCAGGAGACAAAGGAGAGCAAGGATTGATAGGCCCAGTTGGGGGACAAGGTCTTGATGGACAACCAGGATCATCAGGACTTCAGGGTCCAATGGGACTACCAGGAAAACATGGAATGCCAGGGCAGAGGGGAGAAAAAGGGCCACAGGGCCCTCCAGGACTGCCTGGCCTTAGAGGCGACCAAGGACAAATTGGACCCTCTGGAAAACCTGGTATCAATGGGGAAAAAGGATTCCCTGGACCTAATGGTCTTATTGGTAAACCCGGACCCAAAGGTGAGCCAGGAAGTTCTGGCATACCTGGAAATTCAGGAATGACAGGTGCCCCAGGACCTAAAGGAGAGTCAGGGTTTTTAGGGTCTCCTGGCCCCAGGGGTCAGTCTGGCATTCCTGGTCTTCAGGGACCAATGGGTCCCATGGGTCCTCAAGGTGTACCTGGCACAAGGGGTGAACCTGGACTTCCAGGCCCTCCGGGGCTGGGTAAATTGGGTGATAAGGGAGCAATAGGTCCACAAGGTCCTCCAGGGAAACCAGGCCCATCTGGGCTCAACGGTAACCCTGGCCAACCAGGTCTtcctggaccccctggacctCCAGGAAATGGCCAAACAGTTGTTGCAGGAGCAACGGATACAGGTTTGGGTGGGGAGGAAGTACCAGGGGACAGGAAAGGACCTGTATACAGTCAGGTTCCACTCTCGGCCTCTCTAGCCCCAGCCTTCACAGCCATTCTCACCACACCATTCCCTCCTTCTGGCATGCCAATCAAATTTGATAGGACCCTTTACAATGGGCAAAACGCCTACAGCCCTTCTACTGGCATCTTCACCGCTCCTTTATCAGGTGTCTACTACTTTGCATACCACATGCATGTAAAGGGAACTAGCCTCTGGGTGGCGTTGTACAAGAACAACGTACCAGCCACTTATACCTATGATGAATACAAGAAAGGTTATATGGACCAAGCATCTGGTAGCGCTGTGCTAGATTTGAAGGAGGGTGACCAGGTATTCGTCCAAATGCCCTCAGATCAGGCAAATGGTCTTTATTCGACAGAGTATATCCACTCCTCCTTCTCAGGATTCTTGCTCTGTCCTACATAACCCTGTCCTTTCCTTTAAACATGTTCCTATATTAGCACCTCAGAGCAGCCCCAAACCTaagacacctgcagaaacacaaaacCCCAAAATGTCTCAATAATATTGCCAATACCATGTCTGGTTCACCCTCAACAACagtgaaagaaacaaacaaacaaacaaacaaaaaactaaaccaTAAGAAACTTTGTGAATGAAACAACGAAAGTTTAAAAAGCAGGGGGTGGGTATTCATACTGTGTTCTTTATTTCAGTGTCCTTCAAATGTATGTTTTGGGTTGTATTTTATGttggtggatttttttttttttagcctatattattttaattattaaattgtcataattttattattattattatttgctcCTTGTCATCATCGTTGTTGTTGTGTATTGGACTCAGACTATTAAGTGCCTTACTTTGTAATGTGCTAGTAACAGACCTTCCCATGTGACTGCACATCCTGCCCTCGTGCTCTGAGATTAGGACGACATCACCAAACCTTGGGGCGGTGATTGGTTCCCTGGCTGCAGTCACGTCTAATGCGTGTTATTTAAACCATGAATGGCAATCCTACCATAAACATAGGAAATACAGAACACTTACACCgtagaaaaacaagacaattgGTGCTTTCTTAGTGTTATGACCCCTTTTTGGGTATGCGAAACAACTGCTACATTAaagttattaattatttttttgtgtgtatttttcaTTAAGAGGAAGATAGATATTTTGACCTTTAGTTAGTTCATGCACCGGTTTGGGTGCTGATTCTTAGTTCCTTTCTATATTTAAAATCCAGCTATTTTAAATAATACATGTCTATTCTTCTAATTTCTTGAACTTTCAATCCAACAAATTTGATATTGGATACTGATTTAACCTAACAGTATTTACTATTTAGATTATTGGATCTATATTGCCCTTTTAAAGCGGATCAGCACTGTCATACAGAGATGATACCTTACGCCTTATACTTCAGGATGAATTAAAATGACGTATGTCTTCTGTCAATGTTTACACGGCACAGAGTAGATTCTGAAAGGAAGCTGATAAGGATTGTAAAAACACCTGTGAAGTTGGATCAACAACCTGTTTCTCATATAGTGATTTAATTCCGCCCATTTGCAGTGCATGCCACATGAACATGCTGCAGGTATCCACATCACTGAGTGCTAGTGATAACTTTAATCTAAATTACTATGTGAGAAAAGGTTCATTGCcattaataacaaataaaacacacactccttgCCAAGGCATGAATGCCTAACCCTTTGCTTGGCAactaaaagcatttttttttttggctctagTGGCTTGCATGAGGGCAACAGCCTCTGTAAATGGCGCCCGCTCAACCTGACAGAGCTATCCAGTGCCCCACATTAGTTGTAATCCTGAATGAAATGACTTTCTGTTCATTTCCAAACCATTAtgtcaagacaaaaaaaaaaaaaaaaaaaacaacccacccCCCATcccaatttgtttattttaattgaaaagcTGTGGCTACAAAGACAGGATGTTTCAGAACTGAACCATGTCCAGGAATACATTTAGAAGTGAAATGCACCTTTAGGAATAAGCAAAGGGACTGACTGAGGCCCGTAGGTTGCGAAATACAGTTTGCATAACAATTAACAAGCCCCTGGCAGATTTCTGGGAGAGGTGGCAGGTCAGAGGTAAAGAGCTGTTTATTTACTCATTTCCGTTGGATGAAGTATTAAAGATACACTCTGCGTGGGCTGTGCTTTTATGTTCTACAGGTGTAACCTTCTGTGTCTCTTtgtgtctatatgtgtgtgtgtgcgcttgtGTTTGTATGGGGCTGAGTCATGCTGTCCTTTTGGCATTCAGGCCATGAATACTTCAGCAAAGATAATGATAAACTTGAACGGAGTTATGAAACCTTAGTAAAAGCTTATG contains:
- the col8a2 gene encoding collagen alpha-2(VIII) chain, which translates into the protein MLATMLLAPVCVLLMLGGRVLAGGYPPMQHMKYMQPMMKGPIGPPFREGKGHYIDMPPMMEVKGEPGPQGKPGPRGPPGTPGIPGKPGLGNPGLNGQPGPRGPSGLPGMGKPGLPGLPGKNGPKGNPGFTGEVGPRGEPGPRGLAGQPGLPGPAGISLNGKPGLPGMRGPTGTRGDQGIKGSPGQPGDRGHKGENGNGKPGIPGMVGTPGEKGNTGQPGLPGIGKPGLRGLPGQPGLKGDHGLPGDRGEPGEAGGPGPQGLPGPGVIGKPGLDGLPGTPGILGPKGEPGLRGNPGLPGTPGYGKPGLSGQKGEKGHSGFPGLPGDKGEQGLIGPVGGQGLDGQPGSSGLQGPMGLPGKHGMPGQRGEKGPQGPPGLPGLRGDQGQIGPSGKPGINGEKGFPGPNGLIGKPGPKGEPGSSGIPGNSGMTGAPGPKGESGFLGSPGPRGQSGIPGLQGPMGPMGPQGVPGTRGEPGLPGPPGLGKLGDKGAIGPQGPPGKPGPSGLNGNPGQPGLPGPPGPPGNGQTVVAGATDTGLGGEEVPGDRKGPVYSQVPLSASLAPAFTAILTTPFPPSGMPIKFDRTLYNGQNAYSPSTGIFTAPLSGVYYFAYHMHVKGTSLWVALYKNNVPATYTYDEYKKGYMDQASGSAVLDLKEGDQVFVQMPSDQANGLYSTEYIHSSFSGFLLCPT